Genomic DNA from Aminobacterium mobile DSM 12262:
ACTCTCCCTCTTCAGGGAAAAGAACCTGAGGAACTTGTGCAAAAGGAGAGGCGCCAAGCATCTCTTTAAAAGCCATGTCCCGCCCGTCTATCTCCAGAGTTGTTTCCCCTTGAGGAAAGAGCAGCAAAAAAAGTTCTCGATCTGGCATTATCCAGAGGAGAGAGACAGGCTTTGTAGCTACAATATACCCTACGAGACGAAGGCGAGCTGGAGGGCTATATGTCCATGCAATAGAGGATTCCCCTTTGTTTTTCGATATGGCGAGGTCTATCGTAGGAGGAAGATTGTGACGTAGCCATAGTGGTTTCGCAAAGGGCGGTGCTACTTCATCAGAAGGAGAAATGCTAAAAAGGGAGGGGCCCACCATTGCCAAGAAGAAGAGGCATAGGAGGACACGGAAGCTCCATCGTCGATGCAGCTCCATTATTTTTCTCTCCTTTCAAAACGAACCCTCGGGTCTACTATGCCGTAAAGAAGGTCAGCAGCCAGGTTGCTGAAAATTGTCAGTAAAGCGAGAAGATAGAAGGCAGCGCTGGCAGCAGGATAGTCGCGACCGGTTACAGAATCGAAGAGGAAACGACCTACTCCATGCAGAGAGAAAACAGTTTCTGTAATGACTGCCCCTGAAATAATCCCTGGTATGGAGAGGAGCAAAATAGTGAGGAGGGGAGGGATAAGAGTGCGGAAAGCGTGATTCCAGACAATTCGTTTTTTCGGGAGGCCTCGAGCCTTTCCCATGGCAATAAAATCTTCCCCCAAAACTTTCACCATAAGGTTTCGCACATAGAGAGCCCATCCTCCAAAACTGAGAAGGACTAAAGATCCTACAGGCAACATAAGATGCCACACGTAGTCGATTATGGAGACCCAGAATCCTTGAGGAGGAGGGATGGAGACACTGCCTCGAAGTGGGAAGAGGGGAAGAGCGTAAGCAAAAGCCATAAGTAGAATGAGTTGCAAAAAGAAAGAAGGAAAAGAGAAGGAAAGAGCGCCGCCCCATAGAACAATTCTCTCTCCCCAGCACCCCCTTTGTAACGCAGCTCGTATACCAAGCCATGTGCCAATACCTGCAGAAAGGAGCAACGCTGATCCGAGCAGCGCAATAGTATTGGGGAGACGGGAGGATAGCTCTTCCCAAATAGGCCGAGCGGTGAGAAAAGACAATCCAAAATGGAAAGTGACCATTTGTTTCATATAGAGAATAAATTGAGTCTCCAGAGGCTTATCCAGACCGTATAGACGTTGCAATTCCATCTTGGCTTCAGGAGAAAATCTGGGATCCAGAATGGTTCCTACAGGATCTCCCGGCATAAGGCGGAAGAGCAAAAAATTTAAGACAAGAACAATGAACAGAACGAGAATGGAGCCTGCTATTCGTCGAGCCCAGTAATTTTTCATGGTTGATCCCTCATTTGCGAAGAAGCCAGAAGTGGGGGTTGCGTATAAAGTGAACGTACTCTCCAGGGCGATATTCTTTGAAGATAAAGGGCCCTGACCCCACCAACTGGGAGAGTCCCTCTTCGCCTTCCAACGGGGTTTGTGCTGGTTTCCAACTCTGCCAATCCGATACTTTTTCCAGTATATGACGAGGAAAAATAGGGAGCCCCCCAATATTATGGAGATGCCAATAGCTCGTGGTCTTCATAGTAACCTCCAAGGTGTATTCGTCAGGCGTCTCAACTTTATCAACATCACTCACAGCATCATAAAATCGAGGTGGCCGATGTTTTTTAAGAAAGCTAATAGTAAAAGCAGGGTCAGAAGCTGTCAGGGGACGTCCGTCCTGCCACGTAACCCCTTTCCTAATATGGAAGGAGAGTTTTGTTGCCGGAAGGTCTCCCTCTCTTATAGTCTCTATCTTCCATGATTCAGCGATCCATGGAAGATCGCCCAGGTTTTCAGGATTTATTGCCAGAAGGGCGTCGTAAATAAGTGACAGAACGTTCCAGTCATAGGCGGAACTGGCTGTTAGAGGGTTGAGAGAGCGTGGCTCATCTGCAAGAGCTACACGAAGGGGTTCCATAGAACCTTCCCTCGGTTCCATGCGCAGGAAACTCCATATATTATCCGATGTTGTATAGGAAGTGGCATACGTCCCTTTCCACAACGTCGAAGCGGCGGATATGGAATATCGACTGTAGATCGGAACTACTGGCACAATGTCTGCCAACATCTTTTGGGCTTCAGAAGCTGCCAATCGAGCAGAGGCTTCGTCGTGGGCCCATCGAAGCCTTTCGAGAATGCTATCCAGGTTGGAATTATATATGCCAGGAATATTATATCCGCCCTTTACGTCCATAGAGGAGTGGTATAAGGCGAACAAGGAATCTGGGTCCCGTGTCATCTGCCACGCCAAAACATATGCATCGAATTTTCGCTCGTCCAGCAGTGCGATCATAGTAGAAAAATCCATGGGTTCGACCTCTATGGGAATCCCAATGGCTCGAAGAGAAGCCGCAGCTTGTTCGGCGATCTCTGCTGTTGTGGGAGCTATCTGAGCAGTAGGCGAGAGGAGCTTCTGTGGAGTAAGAGTTCTTTTAGCATCAGGTCCGGTCCCATCTGGAGATACGAGGATGCCATTTTTGTTCCAGCTCCAGCCAGCTTCCTGTAGACGTTTTTTCGCATGATCAGGGTTATAAGGGTAGGTAACCACATTTTGTTCAAAGTAGGGAGAAGCTGGAGGTAAAAAGGTAGACAGTGGCTCTGCATAGCCCGAGAAAAGGTCTCGTACCAGTTTCTCTCGTGGAATTGCCTCGCAAACGGCCTGGCGTAACGCTACAGAGTTCCATGGAAAGGCTCGTAAATTAAAACCGAGGAAAAATCCGTGGAATCCTTTTGCAAGAGACATGCCTATTGAGAGATTCTGAGACAACCTCTCAATATCTACAGGTC
This window encodes:
- a CDS encoding ABC transporter permease, whose amino-acid sequence is MKNYWARRIAGSILVLFIVLVLNFLLFRLMPGDPVGTILDPRFSPEAKMELQRLYGLDKPLETQFILYMKQMVTFHFGLSFLTARPIWEELSSRLPNTIALLGSALLLSAGIGTWLGIRAALQRGCWGERIVLWGGALSFSFPSFFLQLILLMAFAYALPLFPLRGSVSIPPPQGFWVSIIDYVWHLMLPVGSLVLLSFGGWALYVRNLMVKVLGEDFIAMGKARGLPKKRIVWNHAFRTLIPPLLTILLLSIPGIISGAVITETVFSLHGVGRFLFDSVTGRDYPAASAAFYLLALLTIFSNLAADLLYGIVDPRVRFERREK
- a CDS encoding ABC transporter substrate-binding protein; the encoded protein is MKRTLIIVAIFILSFVMILPVSARAFEMSSFSGPRVTDLYLIIVRDPDAQLLALEKGQVHILSDIARPVDIERLSQNLSIGMSLAKGFHGFFLGFNLRAFPWNSVALRQAVCEAIPREKLVRDLFSGYAEPLSTFLPPASPYFEQNVVTYPYNPDHAKKRLQEAGWSWNKNGILVSPDGTGPDAKRTLTPQKLLSPTAQIAPTTAEIAEQAAASLRAIGIPIEVEPMDFSTMIALLDERKFDAYVLAWQMTRDPDSLFALYHSSMDVKGGYNIPGIYNSNLDSILERLRWAHDEASARLAASEAQKMLADIVPVVPIYSRYSISAASTLWKGTYATSYTTSDNIWSFLRMEPREGSMEPLRVALADEPRSLNPLTASSAYDWNVLSLIYDALLAINPENLGDLPWIAESWKIETIREGDLPATKLSFHIRKGVTWQDGRPLTASDPAFTISFLKKHRPPRFYDAVSDVDKVETPDEYTLEVTMKTTSYWHLHNIGGLPIFPRHILEKVSDWQSWKPAQTPLEGEEGLSQLVGSGPFIFKEYRPGEYVHFIRNPHFWLLRK